In the genome of Hymenobacter cellulosivorans, one region contains:
- a CDS encoding DinB family protein: MTTFFEKLFDYNYQSNLRVIEALLIQETKSSSKALELLGHIQQVHAVWNRRAATPGQLEEANLAAGLQDTETVNYQNTLWLIRHASLSELVHYQTTTGLARADSRQDLLFHILNHSTYHRAQIATECRHQGTEPVATDYLLYAWKSKPYQ, encoded by the coding sequence ATGACTACTTTCTTCGAAAAGCTATTCGACTACAACTACCAGAGCAACCTGCGGGTGATAGAAGCGCTGTTGATCCAGGAGACGAAAAGCTCCTCCAAAGCCCTGGAGCTGCTCGGCCACATTCAGCAGGTGCATGCCGTGTGGAACCGCCGGGCCGCTACCCCAGGGCAGCTTGAGGAAGCAAACCTGGCGGCCGGGCTCCAGGACACGGAAACCGTGAATTATCAGAATACCCTGTGGCTTATTCGTCACGCGAGCCTGTCGGAGCTGGTGCACTACCAGACTACCACCGGTCTGGCCCGGGCCGATTCGCGGCAGGATCTACTGTTTCACATCCTTAATCATTCCACCTACCACCGGGCCCAGATTGCCACCGAGTGTCGGCACCAAGGAACAGAGCCCGTAGCCACGGACTATCTACTGTACGCCTGGAAAAGCAAGCCCTATCAGTAG
- a CDS encoding NUDIX hydrolase yields the protein MIDKLAWIRVENGKILTARSRNRDIYYIPGGKREAGETDEQALRREISEELTVDLIPESVQLLGEFEAPAHGQPAGTLVRLRCYSAEYAGVLHPSAEIEEMQWLSYADRHRVSEVARLVFDFLHQRGLLTGSLVAAAGL from the coding sequence ATGATTGATAAACTAGCCTGGATACGCGTTGAGAACGGCAAGATCCTGACGGCCCGCAGCCGCAACCGCGACATCTACTACATTCCCGGCGGCAAGCGGGAAGCCGGGGAAACGGACGAGCAGGCCCTGCGCCGCGAAATCAGCGAGGAGCTCACCGTCGACCTGATTCCTGAGTCGGTGCAGCTGCTCGGCGAGTTTGAGGCCCCGGCTCACGGTCAGCCGGCGGGCACCCTGGTGCGGCTGCGCTGCTACTCGGCCGAGTATGCGGGCGTTTTGCACCCCTCGGCCGAAATCGAGGAAATGCAGTGGCTCAGCTACGCCGACCGGCACCGCGTCTCGGAAGTGGCCCGGCTCGTGTTCGACTTTCTGCACCAGCGCGGCCTACTGACCGGCAGCCTGGTGGCCGCAGCCGGCTTATAG
- a CDS encoding GNAT family N-acetyltransferase — translation MEKLLPHVLSTPRLLLRQWRPQDLDAFAALNADTEVMEHFPAVLSWEESAALQARLSAHIAATGWGLWAVEIPGLAHCIGYCGLKHVPFESFFTPAVEVAWRLARPYWGQGYAWEAATAALAFGFQELGLPEIVAYTIPRNYRSERLMQRLGMVKQGPETFEHPLLSPGHPMRPHVLYRKSQLDATH, via the coding sequence ATGGAGAAACTACTTCCCCACGTATTGTCTACCCCGCGGCTGCTGTTGCGGCAGTGGCGTCCGCAAGACCTCGACGCGTTTGCCGCCCTGAATGCCGATACGGAGGTAATGGAGCATTTTCCGGCCGTGCTAAGCTGGGAAGAAAGCGCCGCGCTGCAGGCCCGGCTTTCGGCGCACATAGCGGCTACGGGCTGGGGCTTATGGGCCGTAGAAATACCCGGCCTGGCGCACTGCATCGGTTATTGTGGTCTAAAACACGTGCCGTTCGAGTCGTTCTTCACGCCGGCCGTCGAAGTGGCGTGGCGGCTGGCCCGCCCGTACTGGGGCCAGGGCTACGCCTGGGAGGCGGCTACGGCCGCCCTGGCGTTTGGCTTTCAGGAGCTGGGCCTGCCCGAAATCGTGGCCTACACCATTCCCAGAAACTACCGCTCGGAGCGGCTTATGCAGCGCCTGGGTATGGTAAAACAAGGCCCGGAAACCTTTGAGCACCCACTTCTGTCGCCGGGCCACCCAATGCGCCCGCACGTGCTTTACCGCAAAAGTCAACTTGATGCAACCCATTGA
- a CDS encoding flavin-containing monooxygenase, with the protein MNTTSSLFSPKVAIIGGGPAGIVAAKSLLEDGLTPVLFEQSNGLGGQWNQGAAHSGQWPGMPANSCHIKMSFSDADYPAGTPMYPPTEQVLAYLRSYAERFGVNAHVRFNTRVEQLSRGPQGQYLLQTVNEAGERRTELFSHVIVASGRYNKPYYPATPGLDQFWGRVLHSFDYRGREEFRGKRVLVVGNSISGLEIASDVASAEGTQVISSCRKPRYIARKIMHGVPTDQLAFTRFGAYANQALPPAEAAEGLRQIILSAVGNPADYGAPRPAESLLEAGVSQCQDYLDHVAAGRIQAVPGVESFTTTSVVLTDGRELPIDAIILATGYDLNLPYLSEELRRETNLDDKFIDLHDFTFHPALPNMAFMGMFEQIGSYFVSAELQARWIAGCWSGACMPPTAEEMVGGVADFQHFRQYRRMFTCQEAAELFAGNLGVAPALSRYPELAQELFFGMLAPAQFRMEGHGSQPDARARFERNVRYFTDGQPMPLTPQHLQQLQMLAARLPQHQALQELVQQLQPELVA; encoded by the coding sequence ATGAACACAACTTCCTCTCTTTTCTCCCCCAAAGTGGCCATTATCGGCGGGGGGCCGGCCGGTATCGTGGCGGCCAAATCATTGCTCGAAGACGGCCTCACGCCGGTACTCTTTGAGCAAAGCAACGGGCTGGGCGGCCAGTGGAACCAGGGCGCCGCCCACAGCGGGCAGTGGCCGGGAATGCCGGCCAACTCCTGCCACATCAAAATGTCGTTTTCCGATGCCGATTACCCCGCCGGCACGCCCATGTATCCGCCCACTGAGCAGGTGCTGGCTTACCTGCGCTCCTATGCCGAGCGGTTTGGCGTGAATGCCCACGTGCGCTTCAATACCCGCGTGGAGCAGCTTAGCCGCGGGCCGCAGGGCCAGTATCTGCTTCAGACCGTAAATGAGGCCGGGGAGCGACGCACGGAGCTTTTCTCACACGTCATCGTGGCCTCGGGCCGCTACAACAAGCCCTACTACCCCGCCACGCCGGGCCTCGACCAGTTCTGGGGCCGGGTGCTGCACTCCTTCGACTACCGGGGCCGGGAGGAGTTCCGGGGAAAACGCGTCTTAGTAGTGGGCAACAGCATCAGCGGGCTGGAAATTGCCAGCGACGTGGCCAGCGCCGAGGGCACGCAGGTGATTTCCTCCTGCCGCAAGCCCCGCTACATTGCCCGCAAAATCATGCACGGCGTGCCCACCGACCAGCTAGCCTTCACCCGCTTCGGCGCTTATGCCAACCAGGCCCTGCCCCCGGCCGAAGCCGCCGAAGGCCTCCGGCAGATTATCCTGAGCGCCGTGGGCAACCCGGCCGACTACGGGGCCCCACGTCCGGCCGAGAGCCTGCTCGAAGCCGGCGTGTCGCAGTGCCAAGACTACCTCGACCACGTGGCCGCAGGCCGCATCCAGGCCGTGCCAGGCGTGGAGTCTTTCACCACCACCAGCGTGGTGCTCACCGACGGACGGGAGCTGCCCATCGATGCCATTATTCTGGCCACGGGCTACGATTTGAACCTGCCCTATTTGAGTGAAGAGCTGCGGCGGGAAACCAACCTCGACGACAAGTTCATTGACCTGCACGACTTCACCTTTCACCCCGCCCTGCCCAACATGGCCTTTATGGGGATGTTCGAGCAGATTGGCTCCTACTTCGTGTCGGCCGAGCTGCAGGCCCGCTGGATTGCCGGCTGCTGGAGTGGGGCCTGCATGCCGCCCACGGCCGAAGAAATGGTCGGCGGCGTGGCTGATTTCCAGCATTTTCGCCAATATCGGCGCATGTTTACCTGTCAGGAAGCCGCTGAGCTGTTTGCCGGCAACCTGGGCGTGGCCCCTGCCCTGTCCCGCTACCCAGAGCTGGCCCAGGAGCTATTTTTCGGTATGCTGGCCCCGGCCCAATTCCGCATGGAAGGCCACGGCAGTCAGCCCGACGCCCGTGCCCGGTTCGAGCGCAACGTGCGCTACTTCACGGATGGCCAGCCCATGCCCCTAACGCCGCAGCACCTGCAGCAACTGCAGATGCTGGCCGCCCGCCTGCCCCAGCACCAGGCCCTGCAAGAGCTAGTGCAGCAGCTACAGCCCGAGCTAGTAGCCTAG
- a CDS encoding T9SS type A sorting domain-containing protein, protein MSSSPRPRLAQATFRAAFCLLLLFVGSTSAQAQIPTAWQTTHSFPYGPKMGLAATGDSTLITAVEAGVLRTANRGRTWTLALRAHYVTSIFATPSGLLLAGGVGKLYRSRNGGLNWDSTRLATVYPVVAMTAAPQGGLLVGTGALDAAGNEVGSGVFFSADNGQTWSARNTGLGAGRFVNHVAADSQGRLYATVTDEVVKNQPGLYMSFDDGLHWQYLPIRLAGPGWPDPVSAFDVTALAVSPQDSLLCSFTGAYQGIGVMGNFAKSLSQITDPTIGWTVRGGTSGQNWWFREPLNTFFFARNGTWFNSRQGLPNTGGTLMSRNHGRSWTLLRNGLGVGVGGLREVQQFAEFADGKVYMVQNTDPLVYWLDAGTALASAPPQLTASLQLFPNPATSVVHLANHTGQAIRSLTLTDLSGRLVRRFEVAAADNAPALPLHDQAPGLYLLNVTLGDARVVRLHLIRQ, encoded by the coding sequence ATGAGTTCTTCCCCTCGGCCCCGGCTTGCCCAGGCAACCTTCCGGGCGGCCTTCTGCCTACTCTTGCTATTCGTAGGCTCTACCAGCGCCCAAGCCCAAATACCAACGGCCTGGCAAACCACTCACTCGTTTCCGTACGGGCCCAAAATGGGCCTGGCCGCTACCGGCGACTCGACGCTGATAACCGCCGTGGAGGCCGGAGTTTTGCGCACTGCCAATCGGGGCCGCACCTGGACGCTGGCGCTGCGGGCCCACTATGTGACCTCCATTTTTGCCACGCCCAGTGGGCTGCTGTTGGCTGGCGGCGTGGGTAAACTATACCGGAGCCGCAACGGCGGGCTCAACTGGGACTCAACCCGGCTGGCCACTGTTTACCCGGTCGTGGCTATGACCGCAGCGCCGCAGGGGGGCTTGCTCGTAGGCACTGGGGCCCTTGATGCTGCTGGCAACGAAGTCGGCAGCGGGGTGTTTTTCTCCGCCGACAACGGGCAAACCTGGAGTGCGCGCAACACCGGGCTGGGAGCCGGGCGCTTTGTGAATCACGTGGCCGCCGACAGTCAGGGCCGCCTCTACGCCACTGTTACGGATGAGGTAGTAAAAAACCAACCTGGGCTGTATATGTCCTTCGACGACGGCCTGCACTGGCAGTATTTGCCGATTCGCCTCGCGGGCCCCGGCTGGCCCGACCCGGTATCGGCCTTCGATGTAACGGCCCTGGCGGTAAGCCCCCAGGACTCCCTGCTGTGCAGCTTCACCGGCGCCTATCAGGGCATTGGGGTGATGGGCAACTTCGCCAAGAGCCTGAGCCAGATAACGGACCCAACCATCGGCTGGACCGTGCGTGGGGGCACCAGCGGCCAAAACTGGTGGTTTCGGGAGCCGCTGAATACCTTCTTTTTCGCCCGCAACGGTACCTGGTTCAACTCGCGGCAGGGCCTGCCGAATACCGGCGGTACTCTGATGTCCCGAAACCATGGCCGCTCGTGGACGCTGCTGCGCAATGGGCTGGGCGTGGGGGTGGGTGGGCTCCGCGAAGTACAGCAGTTCGCCGAGTTTGCCGACGGCAAAGTCTACATGGTGCAGAACACCGACCCGCTGGTATACTGGCTTGATGCGGGCACAGCGCTGGCCAGCGCCCCGCCCCAGCTAACGGCCTCGCTCCAGCTATTTCCTAATCCGGCTACCAGCGTGGTGCACCTGGCAAACCATACGGGCCAGGCCATCCGCAGCCTTACGCTCACCGACCTGAGCGGCCGCCTCGTGCGCCGCTTCGAGGTAGCCGCCGCCGACAATGCCCCGGCGCTGCCTCTCCACGACCAGGCTCCGGGCCTCTACCTGCTCAACGTCACGCTCGGTGATGCCCGCGTTGTGCGGCTGCACCTGATTCGGCAATAA
- a CDS encoding FISUMP domain-containing protein, with protein MKSTKIFTLLLPLALLTGVLGGCKEDGAAPANPTTNPPTTDPEPLPNTPFTTIPNELVGTWFAAHNAEPLTTNWEKGTFQGEQGYREFRTMVFTKDGKNAQEYTSQVYINGDETKQYLSKVTGTLEYKTTPASLIFHAQAGTVRVFSNKYSGYKESPIIRKDIDAYISVLYGPQATTFPTATNFLDAQRADGTNHFSVRYQKVSGTDAPPTNPDGLYTSPPATGPYVKVGSLYYPTVVIGTQEWMSVNYAGDGGIKVNTKPHYGTFLKFADLNTIPVPAGWRIPTKDDYVKLLASQGLVMSSWESTDGSDLESKRRLGKLMATTGWLKQDGYATNSSGFTAVPANMQAVNGTPNGEGANCLLWTAERNAEDNPVAFKIIQLPSDSFAAFGPYPVGYNPAHLPVRLVRDK; from the coding sequence ATGAAATCAACAAAAATCTTCACCCTCCTCTTACCCCTCGCCCTGCTGACCGGTGTGCTCGGCGGCTGCAAAGAAGACGGCGCCGCGCCGGCCAACCCGACGACGAACCCGCCGACTACCGACCCCGAGCCGCTGCCGAACACGCCGTTCACTACCATTCCCAATGAGCTGGTCGGTACCTGGTTTGCCGCTCACAACGCCGAGCCGCTGACGACCAACTGGGAAAAGGGGACCTTCCAGGGCGAGCAGGGTTACCGCGAATTCCGCACGATGGTCTTTACCAAAGACGGCAAAAATGCCCAGGAGTATACCTCGCAGGTGTACATCAACGGCGACGAAACCAAGCAGTACCTCTCCAAAGTTACCGGTACGCTGGAGTACAAAACCACGCCCGCGTCCCTGATTTTTCACGCCCAGGCCGGCACCGTACGGGTGTTCAGCAACAAGTATTCGGGCTATAAGGAGTCGCCCATCATCCGCAAGGACATTGACGCCTATATCAGCGTGCTCTACGGCCCCCAGGCCACAACCTTTCCGACTGCTACCAACTTCCTCGACGCGCAACGCGCAGATGGCACGAATCACTTTTCGGTGCGGTATCAGAAGGTGAGCGGGACGGACGCGCCTCCCACCAACCCGGACGGGCTCTACACCTCGCCGCCGGCCACGGGACCCTACGTCAAGGTTGGGAGCCTGTACTATCCCACCGTCGTCATTGGCACCCAGGAGTGGATGAGCGTCAACTACGCGGGCGACGGGGGCATCAAAGTCAACACCAAGCCCCACTACGGTACCTTCCTCAAATTCGCCGACCTGAACACGATTCCGGTGCCCGCCGGCTGGCGCATTCCGACCAAGGACGACTACGTGAAACTGCTGGCCTCCCAGGGCCTGGTTATGAGCAGCTGGGAATCGACGGACGGGTCGGACCTGGAATCGAAGCGGCGGCTGGGCAAGCTCATGGCCACCACCGGCTGGCTGAAGCAGGACGGCTACGCCACCAACAGCTCGGGCTTTACGGCGGTGCCGGCCAATATGCAGGCCGTCAACGGCACTCCCAACGGGGAAGGCGCGAACTGCCTGCTCTGGACGGCGGAGAGAAACGCCGAGGATAACCCGGTAGCCTTCAAGATTATCCAGCTGCCCAGCGACTCCTTCGCCGCCTTCGGTCCGTACCCGGTCGGCTACAATCCCGCGCATTTGCCCGTACGCCTGGTGCGGGATAAATAA
- a CDS encoding S41 family peptidase, with protein MKATKQLARAVALGLLLLTGTGCEKMLVGPQVTNTPEENFDLLWREFDQLYGSFEVRGVDWNGLYAQYRPQVTPATSEAELLGIVGHLLDHLNDGHVWIATPGDPPRRYDSGKHYAKTDFDLSVVKSRYLKNAQQIGNDVTYGTLANGRLGYVHLLSLGASPKFYEEAMGKALDALKDTEGLIVDARELTGGDDRSSQLVASRFASARKLFMTSRWRNGPGHQDFTPRVEWYVQPGGAWQYRKPVVLLTNRFTQSAGETFTLAMRQNPNVTQLGDSTYGIFSEATRRELPNGWIVSLSVGDYRAADGQSYEGIGLAPQVLVKNRKQDVLAGRDEALEKAMQRL; from the coding sequence ATGAAAGCAACGAAACAACTAGCTCGGGCAGTAGCCCTGGGCCTGCTGCTACTAACGGGGACCGGCTGCGAGAAAATGCTGGTGGGTCCTCAGGTCACGAATACGCCCGAGGAAAACTTCGACCTGCTCTGGCGCGAGTTCGATCAGCTTTACGGCAGCTTCGAGGTGCGGGGCGTCGACTGGAACGGCCTCTACGCCCAGTATCGTCCGCAGGTGACGCCCGCTACGTCCGAGGCCGAGCTGCTGGGCATCGTGGGCCACCTGCTCGACCACCTCAACGACGGCCACGTCTGGATTGCCACGCCCGGCGACCCGCCCCGGCGCTACGACAGTGGCAAGCACTACGCCAAAACGGACTTCGATCTGAGCGTGGTGAAAAGCCGCTACCTAAAGAATGCGCAGCAGATCGGGAACGACGTTACGTATGGCACGCTCGCCAACGGCCGCCTGGGCTACGTGCACTTGCTCAGCCTGGGCGCTTCCCCCAAATTCTACGAGGAAGCCATGGGGAAGGCCCTGGACGCGTTAAAGGACACCGAGGGTCTCATCGTGGATGCGCGGGAGCTGACCGGTGGGGATGACCGCAGCAGCCAGCTCGTGGCCAGCCGGTTTGCCTCGGCCCGCAAGCTCTTCATGACCAGCCGCTGGCGCAACGGGCCCGGCCACCAGGATTTCACGCCCCGGGTAGAGTGGTACGTGCAGCCCGGCGGCGCCTGGCAGTACCGCAAGCCCGTGGTGCTGCTTACCAACCGTTTTACGCAGAGCGCGGGCGAAACCTTCACGCTGGCCATGCGCCAAAACCCGAACGTGACGCAGCTGGGCGACTCCACCTACGGCATCTTCTCGGAGGCCACCCGGCGGGAGCTGCCCAACGGCTGGATCGTGAGCCTGAGCGTGGGCGACTACCGCGCCGCCGACGGGCAGAGCTACGAAGGCATCGGGCTGGCCCCGCAGGTGCTGGTGAAAAACCGCAAGCAAGACGTGCTGGCCGGCCGCGACGAAGCCCTGGAAAAGGCCATGCAGCGCCTCTAA
- a CDS encoding GrpB family protein, producing the protein MQPIEIVDYNPAWPSWFEELKNVYATEVGPWVRAIEHVGSTSVPGLAAKPILDIDLIIESPGRLALLVEKLAGLGYQHAGDQGIPEREAFKRLDETVPYISPRRSWPAHHLYVCIAGSASLTNHLTLRNYLRTHPAQAQAYAALKRKLARQHPYAIESYVEGKTAFILDIIGRSSAQPAAK; encoded by the coding sequence ATGCAACCCATTGAAATCGTAGACTATAATCCGGCCTGGCCTTCCTGGTTTGAGGAGCTGAAAAACGTGTATGCAACTGAAGTAGGGCCGTGGGTACGGGCCATTGAGCACGTCGGCAGCACTTCCGTGCCCGGCCTGGCCGCCAAACCGATTCTGGACATTGACCTGATAATTGAGTCGCCCGGGCGACTGGCCTTGTTGGTTGAGAAGCTGGCCGGGCTGGGCTATCAGCACGCGGGCGACCAGGGCATTCCGGAGCGGGAGGCATTTAAACGGCTTGATGAAACTGTGCCCTATATTTCTCCCCGTCGCAGCTGGCCCGCGCACCACCTCTACGTGTGCATTGCCGGCAGCGCCAGCCTGACCAACCATCTGACCCTGCGCAACTACTTACGAACTCACCCGGCTCAAGCCCAGGCATATGCCGCGCTTAAGCGCAAATTAGCCCGGCAGCATCCTTATGCTATAGAGAGTTACGTTGAAGGCAAAACAGCGTTTATCCTCGATATTATCGGCCGAAGTTCCGCTCAGCCCGCGGCCAAGTAG